One window of Staphylococcus chromogenes genomic DNA carries:
- a CDS encoding DUF4064 domain-containing protein yields MADKYTYETSHAQNMNNDRAHYGNHQNYKPFKRTVEKVLTWIGIVLHALWALLIIGFGSQLPKLLQNKEIQQQLQQQGQDPSQLTEQSQNIIPMLFTVGIPLILALIAAFLFKKRILAGILLIVAALLALFLSASLIVAILWLIAGIMLLVRKPKNHHTDARYAQEPRRNHDEERYRHTNEDHHRVDHDVQRDGRHTNDVDHNRGYHDVTRTNHTNEHHDTHRQNNGVRENDHDFRDERQNLRNEPRDLKDKGSEAKERFNDFKDDRR; encoded by the coding sequence ATGGCAGATAAATATACTTATGAAACATCTCATGCGCAAAATATGAATAATGATCGCGCGCATTATGGTAATCATCAGAATTACAAACCGTTTAAACGTACAGTTGAGAAAGTTTTAACATGGATTGGTATCGTCCTCCATGCATTATGGGCGTTATTAATCATTGGTTTCGGTTCTCAACTTCCAAAGTTATTACAAAACAAAGAAATTCAACAGCAATTACAACAACAAGGTCAAGATCCTTCACAATTGACTGAGCAAAGTCAAAATATTATCCCGATGTTATTTACTGTGGGGATTCCGTTAATTCTTGCACTCATAGCAGCGTTTTTATTTAAAAAACGTATCTTAGCAGGTATTTTATTAATTGTTGCAGCATTACTTGCTTTATTCTTAAGCGCTAGTTTAATTGTTGCGATTTTATGGTTAATTGCAGGTATTATGTTACTTGTACGTAAACCAAAAAATCATCACACAGATGCGCGTTATGCGCAAGAACCTCGTCGTAATCATGATGAAGAGCGCTACCGTCACACGAATGAAGATCATCATCGAGTAGACCATGACGTTCAAAGAGACGGACGTCACACTAACGATGTAGATCATAATCGTGGCTATCATGATGTAACGCGTACAAATCATACAAATGAACATCATGACACGCATCGTCAAAATAATGGTGTACGCGAAAATGATCATGATTTCCGTGATGAGCGTCAAAATCTACGCAATGAGCCACGTGACTTAAAAGATAAAGGATCAGAGGCTAAAGAGCGTTTCAATGATTTTAAAGACGATCGTCGTTAA
- the auxB gene encoding lipoteichoic acid stability factor AuxB has translation MAYEAYQQVTRPVSRIAEKILGWLSWALLLLTTIIAMFFGLVLFSNENSIQNIENGIANNQTIQTFLANNNLTATQFVISMQNGVWAFIVYLIVCLLISFLALISMKHRIVSGLLFLLVAILTVPLFFILVPLFFIIVAIMMFARKDKVIPAARYYDVPYEENYRDKEFGHERMNNEEKVYAQPTSSIADERRDNSDRTITSQNHATSNEDNDTHSERPVLSRTAKYHHKTTKASEAPQEESFSEPEEPEISYQTRSESRHQESTHTFDSRTNGVGNTDEMDDFQNDDKAALKQQRKEERAQIKAEKKEARKARKAHEKEQRKLRPSASSQRRQNYDYRKQVQHERTHEDENRNQ, from the coding sequence ATGGCTTATGAAGCGTACCAACAGGTGACAAGACCTGTCAGTCGCATTGCTGAAAAAATTCTGGGTTGGTTAAGTTGGGCGTTATTACTTCTAACGACAATCATTGCCATGTTTTTTGGATTGGTATTATTTAGCAATGAAAATTCAATACAAAATATCGAAAATGGTATTGCAAATAACCAAACAATACAAACATTTTTAGCAAATAACAACTTAACCGCGACACAATTTGTCATCTCAATGCAAAATGGCGTATGGGCATTTATTGTCTATTTAATAGTATGTCTATTGATTTCATTCCTTGCATTGATTTCAATGAAACACCGTATTGTGTCAGGACTACTTTTTTTACTTGTTGCGATTTTAACGGTACCTTTGTTTTTTATTTTAGTACCTCTATTTTTTATCATCGTTGCGATAATGATGTTTGCACGTAAAGACAAAGTGATTCCGGCTGCACGTTATTATGATGTTCCGTATGAAGAAAATTATCGTGACAAAGAGTTTGGTCATGAACGTATGAATAACGAGGAAAAGGTATATGCACAACCCACATCTTCAATTGCAGATGAACGCCGAGATAACAGCGATAGAACAATAACATCTCAAAATCATGCAACGTCAAATGAAGACAATGACACGCATTCAGAACGCCCAGTACTTTCACGTACAGCAAAATACCATCACAAAACAACTAAAGCATCGGAAGCTCCTCAAGAAGAAAGTTTCAGTGAACCAGAAGAGCCTGAAATTTCATATCAAACACGTTCTGAATCCCGTCACCAAGAATCAACGCATACTTTTGATTCTAGAACCAATGGGGTAGGCAATACTGATGAAATGGACGATTTTCAAAATGACGACAAAGCAGCGTTAAAACAACAACGTAAAGAAGAACGTGCACAAATCAAAGCAGAGAAAAAAGAGGCACGCAAAGCGCGTAAAGCACATGAAAAAGAGCAACGAAAATTACGTCCGAGTGCTTCCTCTCAACGTCGTCAAAATTATGATTATCGTAAACAAGTACAACACGAACGTACGCATGAAGACGAAAATAGGAATCAATAA